Proteins encoded within one genomic window of Dermatophilus congolensis:
- a CDS encoding family 1 glycosylhydrolase, with protein sequence MAYVPSERLAADLDTVKNSGATWIRFDIPWTHVQWEPEDYHWDPYDRVVNEANSRGLRILAVLGTVAPHQRPPGSSWTAGLTTPDQLTGFTNYAATAATRYAGKVHAWEIWNEPNVDRSWAPHPDPAAYAPVLTKTADTLRATCPTCMIIAGGTGGAAPGSPDVPTMDWWHALATSPALTHVDGVALHPYSDMRNGAAGEMEYVKPLRELLDTHGHTKLQIWGTEVGVPTGEGHVTDDEAARLMREGAQAWNELAYANKLGPLFWYTLRDRRNAGREGAFGLLTHEGNPKGTRQTFEELLTKHH encoded by the coding sequence CTGGCCTACGTCCCCTCCGAACGTCTCGCCGCTGACCTCGACACCGTCAAAAACTCCGGCGCCACCTGGATCCGCTTCGACATTCCCTGGACCCACGTTCAATGGGAACCCGAGGACTACCACTGGGACCCCTACGACCGCGTCGTCAACGAAGCCAACAGCCGCGGACTACGCATCCTCGCAGTCCTAGGAACCGTCGCTCCCCACCAGCGGCCACCTGGCAGCTCCTGGACAGCCGGTCTGACCACACCTGACCAACTCACTGGCTTCACCAACTACGCCGCCACCGCAGCCACCCGCTACGCAGGCAAAGTCCACGCCTGGGAAATCTGGAACGAACCCAACGTCGACCGCTCATGGGCCCCTCACCCCGACCCGGCAGCATACGCACCCGTACTCACCAAAACTGCCGACACGCTCAGAGCCACCTGCCCTACATGCATGATCATCGCCGGCGGCACTGGCGGAGCAGCACCAGGCTCACCAGATGTACCCACCATGGACTGGTGGCATGCCTTGGCCACCTCCCCAGCCCTCACCCATGTCGATGGTGTCGCGCTGCACCCCTACTCAGATATGCGTAACGGCGCCGCCGGCGAGATGGAGTACGTCAAACCACTGCGGGAACTACTCGACACTCACGGTCACACCAAACTCCAGATCTGGGGCACTGAAGTCGGTGTACCTACTGGCGAAGGACACGTCACCGACGACGAAGCCGCCCGGCTCATGCGCGAAGGCGCTCAGGCCTGGAATGAACTGGCATACGCCAACAAACTCGGCCCGCTGTTTTGGTACACCCTGCGCGACCGCCGCAACGCTGGCCGCGAAGGAGCATTCGGGCTACTCACGCACGAAGGAAACCCCAAAGGCACCCGCCAAACTTTCGAAGAGCTGCTCACGAAACACCACTAG
- a CDS encoding SGNH/GDSL hydrolase family protein has protein sequence MPRHTRRTAAAALISAALLTCLTAAPTASAKPTNGEPTWAALGDSISSGYGITSVSPTPSAWGAQCGRADGATSNEAAMPVIAQKQLASSGISYRQAFTACAGATTDDWAIQLAEAYRQLGVKINTPIEPGTPTRNSALVKELDAIAASGNRFDLITMTFGANNAALGALGELCMDTKNVQGEALDWDSPGWGSCDVPPEQATKILDTLTQGNASVPLPAGQVPLWSPNPDQGEVEPLLSALARFVKPGGRILIMGYPQIITDPNHSSLAQRWNKIPGLYATAGSCNGMPPESMKRVRETITELNTGIQKSAEKAQTALSHNGVTIGYVDMNTALGFESAGAFHGVCSQDPWVNDPFTQYGPLHPNAQGHGQAGKALAELLRSGK, from the coding sequence ATGCCCCGACACACACGCCGCACCGCCGCTGCTGCGCTGATCAGCGCAGCCCTTCTGACCTGCCTTACCGCCGCGCCAACCGCCTCAGCAAAACCCACTAACGGTGAACCCACCTGGGCTGCCCTTGGCGACAGCATCAGCAGCGGCTACGGCATCACCAGCGTCAGCCCCACCCCTTCGGCGTGGGGAGCGCAGTGTGGCCGCGCCGACGGAGCTACAAGCAACGAGGCAGCAATGCCAGTCATCGCCCAAAAACAACTGGCGTCTTCAGGCATCAGCTACCGGCAAGCCTTCACCGCCTGCGCCGGCGCAACCACCGATGACTGGGCGATCCAACTCGCGGAGGCGTACCGCCAGCTCGGTGTGAAAATCAACACGCCCATCGAACCAGGCACCCCTACTCGCAACTCTGCACTGGTTAAAGAACTCGATGCTATTGCCGCCAGCGGTAACCGATTCGATCTGATAACCATGACTTTCGGCGCGAACAACGCTGCCTTGGGGGCACTGGGCGAACTATGCATGGACACTAAAAATGTCCAAGGCGAAGCCCTGGATTGGGATTCACCAGGCTGGGGAAGCTGCGATGTTCCACCCGAACAAGCCACAAAGATTCTCGACACCCTCACTCAAGGCAACGCATCGGTACCTCTACCTGCTGGGCAGGTGCCGCTGTGGTCACCTAACCCTGACCAGGGAGAGGTGGAGCCGCTGCTTTCTGCGCTAGCGCGGTTCGTCAAGCCTGGAGGGCGGATCCTCATCATGGGGTACCCACAGATCATCACTGACCCGAACCACAGCTCACTGGCGCAACGCTGGAACAAAATACCTGGCTTGTACGCCACAGCTGGCAGCTGCAATGGCATGCCCCCCGAGTCGATGAAACGTGTGCGAGAGACCATCACGGAACTGAACACCGGCATCCAAAAGTCAGCAGAAAAGGCGCAGACAGCGTTGTCTCACAATGGTGTGACGATCGGATATGTCGATATGAATACCGCTTTAGGGTTCGAATCAGCAGGTGCTTTCCACGGTGTGTGCAGTCAGGATCCGTGGGTGAATGATCCGTTCACTCAATATGGCCCGTTGCATCCCAACGCGCAGGGGCATGGGCAGGCGGGGAAGGCTTTAGCTGAGCTGCTGCGCTCTGGTAAGTGA
- a CDS encoding M20 metallopeptidase family protein yields the protein MKTPSDLSAAVDAIAGDVIKWRHHVHANPELSNREVNTAKYIVDHLTTLNLDEIHTDVAGHGVIGVLNGAQKGQRTILLRADIDALPVPDESGVDFASTVIDEHYPGGPFPVSHACGHDCHTAMLMGAASVLAKHRDELPGRVLFVFQPAEEGPPVDEEGGARSMLESGIFEQYSPTMAFGMHVQPFPKGVVAMREGNQFGASCLVKITLTGEQVHGSTPWAGIDPMPAVGAILTGIGQIYRQVDAFDPFTVSIGHIEDVGRFNIIGQRVTLWGTIRSHREATMSDVQERVRTLAEGAAKANNCQVNVEYLQDVPAVTNTPEWVAAARPTIERVVGSANVIPAPPTLGYDDVSEFVKAFGGLYIGLGVQDTAFTEDGELYIPEDGRGGVPNHNPRFYADDDTLATGVKLMVECARDHLTGQLMPGQG from the coding sequence ATGAAGACACCGTCGGACCTGAGCGCAGCAGTCGACGCCATCGCGGGTGACGTCATCAAGTGGCGCCACCACGTTCACGCCAACCCCGAATTATCAAACCGTGAAGTAAACACAGCCAAGTACATCGTCGACCATCTCACCACCCTGAACCTGGACGAGATTCACACCGACGTCGCTGGCCACGGCGTGATTGGAGTGCTGAACGGTGCCCAGAAAGGGCAGCGCACCATCCTGCTGCGAGCTGACATCGACGCGCTACCCGTTCCCGACGAATCCGGTGTAGATTTCGCCTCCACCGTCATCGACGAGCACTACCCAGGCGGACCATTCCCCGTCTCCCACGCCTGCGGACACGACTGCCACACCGCAATGCTCATGGGCGCAGCATCAGTTCTGGCCAAGCACCGCGACGAACTGCCCGGCCGCGTCCTATTCGTCTTCCAACCAGCCGAAGAAGGCCCGCCCGTCGATGAGGAGGGCGGCGCTCGCAGCATGCTCGAGTCCGGCATCTTCGAGCAGTACTCGCCGACGATGGCGTTCGGGATGCACGTGCAGCCCTTCCCCAAGGGCGTCGTGGCTATGCGTGAAGGCAACCAGTTCGGCGCATCATGCCTGGTGAAAATCACCCTCACCGGAGAACAAGTACACGGCTCGACGCCATGGGCAGGAATCGACCCGATGCCCGCGGTCGGTGCCATCCTCACCGGCATCGGGCAGATCTACCGCCAAGTCGACGCATTCGACCCCTTCACCGTCTCCATCGGACACATCGAAGACGTAGGGCGGTTCAACATCATCGGTCAGCGGGTGACGTTGTGGGGCACAATCCGCTCACACCGTGAAGCCACAATGAGCGACGTACAGGAACGGGTGCGCACTCTCGCCGAAGGCGCAGCGAAGGCCAACAACTGCCAGGTCAACGTGGAGTACCTGCAGGATGTGCCAGCGGTGACGAACACGCCCGAGTGGGTGGCAGCAGCCCGACCCACGATCGAACGCGTTGTCGGCAGCGCCAACGTCATCCCCGCGCCCCCAACCCTCGGATACGACGACGTCTCCGAGTTCGTCAAAGCGTTCGGCGGCCTCTACATCGGCCTCGGCGTGCAAGACACAGCATTCACCGAAGACGGCGAGCTATACATCCCCGAAGACGGCCGCGGCGGCGTACCCAACCACAACCCCCGCTTCTACGCCGACGACGACACCCTCGCCACAGGCGTCAAACTCATGGTCGAATGCGCCCGCGACCACCTCACCGGACAGCTAATGCCAGGACAAGGCTGA
- a CDS encoding FAD-dependent oxidoreductase: MDIVIVGGVAAGMSTAARLRRLEETATITVIEKSNHVSFANCGLPYHVGGIIEERTALLLQTPQTLTTRFNINVRTRTEATAINRDAKTLHIRDLTTGNETDLPYDALVLAPGATPIRPPIPGIERAKTLRNIEDTDAIIDAAAKAQTAIVIGGGFIGVEMAENLLHRGLKVTLIEASPQVMPPIDKEMVAQVHQTITDAGITLRLSTTVTAISENHVELHNGEQLTADLVITAIGVRPESHLAAQAGLQLGEHGGIIVDDHYRTSDPSIYAAGDAAQKKDAITGTDTLIPLANTANLQGRRIADTITGRDVPNRPVLGTAIVGILGLQVATVGWNEKRLIAAGRQYRAIHTHPTTHANYYPGANSLALKLLIDPHTDTILGAQAIGKDGADKRIDIIATAMQAGLHACDLAELELAYAPQFGSAKDPINMLGFIAENRATGVEKTIQWHELATAQHDGATLIDVRTPTEFTAGAIPGAINVPLDELRERLTEIPQNNVIVHCAVGIRGHIASRILTAAGYHVRNLDGGYRTWAAGTTTHPTPKQN, translated from the coding sequence ATGGATATCGTCATCGTGGGCGGCGTCGCCGCCGGAATGTCTACAGCCGCCCGTCTGCGCCGACTCGAAGAAACAGCCACCATCACCGTCATCGAAAAAAGCAACCACGTATCCTTCGCCAACTGCGGCCTGCCCTACCACGTAGGCGGCATCATCGAGGAACGCACGGCACTGCTACTACAAACCCCCCAAACCCTCACCACCAGATTCAACATCAACGTACGCACACGCACCGAAGCCACCGCCATTAACCGCGATGCCAAAACACTGCACATCCGCGACCTCACCACAGGCAACGAAACAGACCTGCCCTACGACGCACTCGTCCTCGCACCCGGGGCAACCCCAATCCGCCCACCCATCCCCGGAATCGAACGAGCAAAAACGCTACGCAACATCGAAGACACCGACGCCATCATCGACGCAGCCGCCAAAGCACAAACCGCCATCGTCATCGGAGGCGGCTTCATCGGAGTCGAAATGGCAGAAAACCTCCTCCACCGCGGACTCAAAGTCACCCTCATCGAAGCATCACCCCAAGTCATGCCACCCATCGACAAAGAAATGGTGGCCCAAGTACACCAAACAATCACCGATGCCGGAATCACGCTACGCCTATCCACCACAGTGACCGCCATCAGCGAAAACCACGTCGAACTCCACAACGGCGAACAACTCACCGCCGACCTCGTCATCACCGCCATCGGCGTCCGGCCCGAATCACACCTCGCAGCACAAGCCGGACTACAACTCGGCGAACACGGAGGCATCATCGTCGATGACCACTACCGAACCAGCGACCCATCCATCTACGCCGCCGGCGACGCCGCACAAAAGAAAGACGCCATCACCGGCACGGACACCCTCATACCACTGGCCAATACCGCCAACCTCCAAGGACGCCGCATCGCCGACACCATCACCGGACGTGACGTCCCCAACCGGCCAGTACTCGGCACCGCCATCGTCGGCATCCTCGGCCTGCAAGTCGCAACCGTTGGCTGGAACGAAAAACGCCTCATCGCAGCCGGACGGCAATACCGAGCAATCCACACACACCCCACCACACACGCCAACTACTACCCAGGAGCAAACTCACTCGCCCTCAAACTCCTCATCGACCCACACACCGACACCATCCTCGGTGCACAAGCCATCGGAAAAGACGGCGCAGACAAACGCATCGACATCATCGCCACAGCCATGCAAGCCGGACTACACGCCTGCGACCTCGCCGAACTAGAACTGGCCTACGCGCCACAATTCGGATCAGCAAAAGACCCCATCAACATGCTCGGATTCATCGCAGAAAATCGGGCCACCGGCGTCGAAAAAACCATTCAATGGCACGAACTAGCCACTGCCCAACATGATGGCGCCACACTCATCGACGTTCGCACCCCCACCGAATTCACCGCCGGAGCAATCCCCGGCGCAATCAACGTCCCCCTCGACGAACTCCGCGAACGCCTCACCGAAATCCCCCAAAACAACGTCATCGTTCACTGCGCCGTCGGAATCCGCGGCCACATCGCAAGCCGCATCCTCACAGCTGCCGGATACCACGTCCGCAACCTCGACGGCGGCTACCGCACCTGGGCAGCCGGAACCACAACTCACCCCACCCCCAAGCAAAACTAG
- a CDS encoding metal-sensitive transcriptional regulator — protein MILEPAELDPALKRLRRAHGQLAAVIRMIEEGRDCKDIVTQLSACSSALDRAGFTIITTGLQKCMSQENPDREADFAALEKLFLSLA, from the coding sequence TTGATCCTCGAACCTGCTGAATTGGACCCTGCTCTTAAGCGCCTGCGTCGGGCTCATGGTCAGCTCGCTGCGGTGATCCGCATGATTGAGGAGGGGCGAGACTGCAAAGACATCGTGACTCAGTTGTCTGCATGCAGTAGTGCTCTTGACCGGGCCGGGTTCACCATCATCACCACTGGGCTTCAGAAATGCATGAGCCAAGAAAACCCTGATCGTGAAGCTGATTTCGCCGCCTTGGAGAAGCTTTTCCTCTCCCTAGCCTGA